In one Candidatus Pelagibacter sp. HTCC7211 genomic region, the following are encoded:
- a CDS encoding glutamine amidotransferase, translated as MCGIAGLIHRGKSSNVGSELQGMLQALKHRGEDSTGYALYGDTDGKNFIMRFKVGENVGEGSSSIMEDVSVYDERKKIVDETLRELGARIIKEERTLPYSLRYEISYDKKDLLDFSQRIESIPGVEILSMGKSLEVIKDLGNAKAVCDRYSLDKLVGTHAIGHARMATESGVDIKSAHPFWGYPFSDVSVVHNGQLTNYWNNRRALENKGMRFMSECDSELIAVYIAQKMREGASLAEGMKESLTGLDGVFTYFVATKDSLGMAKDTMAAKPLVLYESDNLVAMGSEEIAIRSVLPQEIDTYDPFDGEVKVWQI; from the coding sequence ATGTGTGGAATTGCAGGTTTAATTCATAGAGGTAAATCTTCTAATGTTGGAAGCGAACTACAAGGTATGCTTCAAGCGTTAAAACATAGAGGAGAAGATTCAACTGGTTACGCTTTATATGGTGATACAGATGGTAAAAACTTTATTATGCGTTTTAAAGTTGGAGAAAATGTTGGTGAAGGAAGTTCATCAATTATGGAGGATGTTTCGGTATATGACGAGAGAAAAAAGATAGTTGATGAGACCTTAAGAGAATTAGGTGCAAGAATTATAAAAGAAGAGAGAACCCTTCCCTACTCATTAAGATATGAAATCAGTTATGATAAGAAAGATTTATTGGATTTTTCTCAAAGAATCGAAAGTATTCCAGGTGTAGAGATACTTTCCATGGGTAAATCTTTAGAGGTAATTAAAGATCTTGGGAATGCTAAAGCTGTCTGTGATCGATACTCTTTAGATAAGCTTGTAGGAACTCACGCTATTGGTCATGCTAGGATGGCAACAGAGTCTGGGGTAGATATTAAATCTGCACACCCTTTTTGGGGCTATCCATTCAGCGATGTATCAGTAGTTCATAACGGTCAACTAACAAATTATTGGAACAACAGAAGAGCTTTAGAAAATAAAGGTATGAGATTTATGTCTGAATGTGACTCTGAGTTAATAGCAGTTTATATTGCTCAAAAAATGAGGGAAGGAGCTAGCCTTGCAGAAGGAATGAAAGAGTCTTTAACTGGACTTGATGGGGTATTTACTTATTTTGTTGCAACAAAAGACTCATTAGGAATGGCAAAAGATACTATGGCTGCTAAACCACTAGTTCTTTACGAATCAGATAACTTAGTCGCAATGGGTTCAGAAGAAATAGCGATCAGATCAGTTCTTCCACAAGAAATTGATACGTATGATCCATTTGATGGAGAGGTAAAAGTATGGCAAATCTAA
- the glnT gene encoding type III glutamate--ammonia ligase: MPKNLSQIAKQKKIKYFLISFVDLFGVLRSKLVPAQAIAEMQKNGAGFAGFATWLDMTPADSDMFGVPDPDSLIQLPWNKEVGWLASDLYMDGKPVKASPRVMLKEQIKKMSQKKLQMKSGVECEYFLISEDGSSIADKRDIQSKPCYDQSALMRRYELIKEICDCMIAMGWKPYQNDHEDANGQFEMNWDYTDALITADRHVFFKYMVKSLAEKHGLRATFMPKPFHNLTGNGCHAHVSVWNGKNNKFLDKKNNLGLSKLAYNFLGGIMNNTQALSAFFNPTINSYRRINAPPTKSGATWSPSSISYTGNNRTHMIRIPDQGRFELRLMDGSANPYLLQAGIIAAGLEGINKKLNPGKPLHCNMYKDYKKYPNLKKLPNDIKQAISMLQKSKTLSNAFGKDVVESYIKLKNSEIKDFNSKSSFNKKKPVTKWEKDNTLDC; this comes from the coding sequence ATGCCAAAAAATCTTTCACAAATAGCAAAACAAAAAAAAATAAAATATTTTTTAATAAGTTTTGTTGATCTGTTTGGGGTTTTAAGATCAAAATTAGTGCCGGCACAAGCAATTGCTGAAATGCAAAAAAATGGAGCTGGATTTGCTGGATTTGCAACTTGGTTAGATATGACACCAGCAGACAGTGATATGTTTGGTGTACCAGACCCTGATAGTTTAATTCAATTACCTTGGAATAAAGAAGTAGGTTGGTTGGCATCAGATTTATATATGGACGGTAAACCTGTAAAAGCGTCTCCAAGAGTAATGTTAAAAGAACAAATAAAAAAAATGTCACAAAAAAAATTACAGATGAAGTCTGGTGTTGAATGTGAATATTTTTTAATTTCAGAAGATGGTTCTTCAATTGCAGATAAAAGAGATATTCAATCTAAGCCTTGTTATGATCAATCAGCTTTAATGAGAAGATATGAATTAATTAAAGAAATTTGTGATTGCATGATTGCAATGGGTTGGAAGCCATATCAAAACGATCATGAAGACGCTAATGGACAATTTGAAATGAATTGGGATTATACAGATGCTCTAATAACCGCAGATAGACATGTATTTTTTAAATATATGGTTAAAAGCTTAGCGGAAAAACATGGTTTAAGAGCAACTTTTATGCCAAAACCATTCCACAATCTGACTGGAAATGGATGTCATGCGCATGTCTCAGTTTGGAATGGAAAGAATAATAAATTTTTAGATAAAAAAAATAATCTTGGATTAAGTAAATTAGCCTATAATTTCTTGGGTGGTATTATGAATAACACGCAGGCATTATCTGCGTTTTTTAACCCAACAATTAACAGCTACAGAAGAATTAATGCTCCTCCAACAAAATCTGGAGCAACGTGGTCACCAAGTAGTATTTCATATACTGGTAATAATAGAACACACATGATAAGAATACCTGATCAAGGAAGATTTGAATTAAGATTAATGGATGGTTCAGCAAATCCATATTTACTTCAAGCTGGAATAATTGCTGCTGGACTTGAAGGAATAAATAAAAAATTAAATCCCGGAAAACCTTTACATTGCAACATGTACAAAGATTATAAAAAATATCCAAATCTTAAAAAATTACCAAACGATATCAAACAAGCAATCTCAATGCTCCAAAAAAGTAAAACCCTTTCAAATGCATTTGGTAAAGATGTAGTTGAAAGTTATATCAAACTAAAAAATTCTGAGATTAAAGATTTCAATAGTAAATCTTCATTTAATAAAAAGAAACCAGTTACCAAATGGGAAAAAGATAATACTTTAGATTGTTAG
- a CDS encoding ammonium transporter, producing the protein MTDQLGALTTIFTEFYYWVTVVLMFLIHVGFCMYEVGASRYKHHQHTLMKNTMLIPLVTVTWFLFGWWIYWAFPTGPGIAPSIMTESTGLVLGGGFGGNDLANPTNALMAINLNDHIMGVFWAAFLLFSWTAASIVSGAVIERITTFAFGVLAIAIGSVFWSIDASWGWHFDGWMLKILGYHDAYASGVIHAIAGGFALGVLMVLGPRIGKFASNGEPRNIGPRNPWLVTIGLFLIYTGFWGFYAACNVPIYDLGPEYGMEGVTFWTATNIYLTPTTLSGITMNFLMSLSGGLLAGYVIAKGDPFWTYSSGLAGIICASAGNDLYHPIQALIIGMIGVVISYKLHYWVERKFKIDDAVGAVAVHGYAGFIGLVICGFVLNGYPASGYSVGAMWDGSTYATINPLGQFLGAIIMFLVLGLIPGYIIAKILNGMGKLRIPREVEIAGLDYETMESAKEDEKAVSSATR; encoded by the coding sequence ATGACTGATCAGTTAGGCGCTCTCACAACCATATTTACAGAATTTTACTACTGGGTAACAGTGGTACTGATGTTTTTAATTCACGTCGGTTTCTGTATGTATGAAGTTGGAGCGTCAAGATACAAACACCATCAACATACCTTAATGAAAAATACAATGCTTATACCTTTGGTAACAGTAACTTGGTTTTTATTTGGTTGGTGGATTTATTGGGCTTTTCCAACAGGACCAGGAATTGCTCCATCAATTATGACAGAAAGTACCGGGCTAGTTTTAGGTGGAGGATTTGGAGGAAATGATCTTGCTAATCCAACTAATGCTCTTATGGCAATTAATCTTAACGACCATATAATGGGTGTTTTCTGGGCAGCATTCTTGTTATTTTCATGGACGGCTGCTTCTATTGTTTCAGGGGCTGTTATCGAAAGAATAACAACTTTTGCATTTGGAGTTTTAGCAATTGCGATTGGATCTGTTTTCTGGTCGATAGATGCTTCATGGGGATGGCATTTTGATGGATGGATGCTTAAAATTTTAGGATATCATGATGCTTATGCGTCAGGTGTAATTCACGCAATAGCAGGTGGATTTGCACTTGGTGTTCTTATGGTTTTAGGACCTAGAATTGGAAAATTTGCATCAAATGGAGAACCTAGAAATATAGGACCACGAAATCCTTGGCTAGTTACTATTGGATTATTTTTAATTTATACTGGTTTCTGGGGATTTTATGCGGCATGTAATGTTCCAATATATGACCTTGGACCTGAGTATGGAATGGAAGGAGTAACATTCTGGACAGCAACTAACATTTACTTAACACCTACTACATTAAGTGGAATAACTATGAATTTCTTAATGTCGTTATCAGGTGGATTGTTAGCTGGATATGTTATTGCAAAAGGTGATCCTTTCTGGACTTACTCAAGTGGGCTAGCAGGTATAATATGTGCATCAGCTGGAAATGACTTATATCATCCAATTCAAGCATTGATTATTGGTATGATTGGTGTTGTGATTTCTTACAAACTTCATTATTGGGTTGAACGGAAGTTCAAAATTGATGATGCAGTTGGAGCAGTAGCTGTGCATGGTTATGCTGGTTTTATTGGACTTGTAATTTGTGGATTTGTTTTAAATGGCTACCCAGCATCTGGTTACAGTGTTGGCGCTATGTGGGACGGATCAACATATGCAACAATTAATCCATTAGGACAATTCTTAGGAGCGATAATAATGTTCTTAGTTCTTGGACTAATACCAGGCTACATCATAGCTAAGATACTAAACGGTATGGGTAAATTAAGAATCCCTCGTGAAGTAGAGATAGCTGGATTAGACTATGAAACAATGGAATCTGCTAAAGAAGATGAAAAAGCAGTTTCATCGGCAACCAGGTAA
- a CDS encoding FMN-binding glutamate synthase family protein, with protein MPKKKTKKKNGNGSVGGKADVHAHEDGKRNKSLLGHNAIFTPEVIDDIHIKSQLGRYRMRGMALMKKIPTFDDLVFLPGTLTRFVIEGYREKCETKTVIGPRCENPIELDIPVYITGMSFGALSYEAKTALARGATMAGSATCSGEGGMIPDERRYSEKWYYQCIQSRYGFNPHHAQLADGIEVFIGQGQKVGMGGHLMGQKVTDQVAEMRSLPSGIDQRSPARHPDWLGPDDLALKVEELRQLTKNKVPIQLKLGASKVYDDVRMAAKCDPDSIYLDGMEGSTGAGPHIAAANTGIPGIAAIREARRAIDDVGKTGKVTLIYAGGVRDGADMAKALALGADAIAIGTGSMIALNCNKDIPEANFEKEMGVKAGECYHCHTGRCPVGVATQDPKLRARLNPDDAALRVYNYLHSMTLEAQLLARACGKTNIHSLEPEDLAALTSEASALAKVPLAGTNYTVGVDNYHKI; from the coding sequence ATGCCTAAGAAAAAAACAAAAAAGAAAAATGGTAATGGAAGTGTTGGTGGAAAAGCTGACGTTCATGCACATGAAGATGGAAAAAGAAACAAAAGCTTATTAGGTCATAATGCTATTTTTACTCCTGAGGTAATTGACGATATTCATATCAAGTCTCAGTTAGGAAGATACAGAATGCGTGGAATGGCATTAATGAAAAAAATTCCGACATTTGATGATCTAGTTTTCTTACCTGGTACACTTACAAGATTTGTAATCGAAGGCTATAGAGAAAAATGTGAAACTAAAACTGTAATTGGTCCAAGATGTGAAAACCCTATTGAGCTTGATATACCTGTTTATATTACTGGTATGAGTTTTGGGGCACTTTCTTATGAAGCAAAAACTGCTTTAGCAAGAGGAGCTACAATGGCTGGAAGCGCTACTTGTTCTGGAGAAGGTGGAATGATACCTGATGAAAGAAGATATTCTGAAAAATGGTATTACCAGTGTATTCAATCAAGATACGGTTTTAATCCTCATCATGCTCAACTTGCGGATGGAATTGAAGTTTTCATCGGCCAAGGTCAAAAAGTTGGTATGGGTGGACACTTAATGGGTCAAAAAGTAACTGACCAAGTAGCTGAAATGAGATCATTGCCTTCTGGTATTGATCAAAGATCTCCTGCTAGACACCCTGACTGGTTGGGTCCAGATGACTTAGCTCTTAAGGTTGAAGAATTAAGACAATTAACAAAAAATAAAGTACCAATTCAATTGAAGCTTGGAGCATCAAAAGTTTATGATGATGTTCGTATGGCTGCAAAATGTGACCCTGACTCTATCTATCTAGATGGTATGGAAGGTTCTACTGGAGCTGGACCCCATATTGCAGCTGCAAATACTGGTATCCCAGGAATTGCTGCAATCAGAGAAGCAAGAAGAGCAATTGATGATGTTGGTAAAACTGGAAAAGTAACTTTAATTTATGCTGGTGGTGTTAGAGATGGTGCTGATATGGCAAAAGCTTTAGCATTAGGTGCTGATGCAATTGCAATTGGTACTGGATCAATGATCGCTTTAAACTGTAATAAAGACATCCCAGAAGCTAATTTTGAAAAAGAAATGGGTGTAAAAGCTGGTGAATGTTATCACTGTCATACAGGACGTTGTCCAGTTGGTGTTGCAACACAGGATCCTAAACTAAGAGCAAGATTAAATCCTGATGACGCTGCACTAAGAGTTTACAACTATCTTCACTCAATGACTTTAGAAGCTCAGCTTTTAGCAAGAGCGTGTGGTAAAACTAACATCCATTCTCTAGAGCCAGAAGATTTAGCTGCACTTACTTCTGAGGCATCAGCTTTAGCAAAAGTTCCTTTAGCCGGTACAAACTATACAGTTGGTGTAGATAACTATCATAAAATTTAG
- a CDS encoding protein glxC has product MKLDLKKLKLREVNEKLQSLDRKQNDRNFTIVNPEGNHALCAGLTDEININIKGHVGYYCAGMNQKAQITIDGNVGTGVAENMMSGKVHVKGNASQSAGATAHGGLLIIDGDASSRCGISMKGIDIIVKGSVGHMSGFMSQSGNMVVCGDAGEALGDSLYETNIYIRGKVKSLGADCVEKKMDKNHIKKLNSLLKDASIKNLKAESFKRYGSARKLYNFKIDNVSSY; this is encoded by the coding sequence ATGAAATTAGATTTAAAGAAATTAAAATTAAGAGAAGTAAATGAAAAATTACAAAGTTTAGATCGTAAACAAAATGATAGAAATTTTACAATAGTTAATCCAGAGGGAAATCATGCTCTTTGTGCAGGGTTAACAGATGAGATAAATATAAATATTAAAGGACATGTGGGTTATTACTGTGCTGGAATGAATCAAAAAGCTCAAATTACTATTGATGGAAACGTGGGTACTGGTGTGGCTGAAAATATGATGTCAGGAAAGGTTCATGTTAAAGGTAATGCATCCCAATCAGCTGGTGCTACCGCACATGGAGGGCTATTAATAATTGATGGTGATGCTAGTTCAAGATGTGGAATTTCAATGAAAGGAATTGATATTATTGTAAAAGGATCAGTTGGACATATGTCTGGTTTTATGTCTCAATCAGGCAATATGGTAGTTTGCGGTGATGCTGGTGAGGCATTAGGTGATAGTTTATATGAAACTAACATATATATAAGAGGTAAAGTTAAATCACTTGGTGCAGATTGTGTTGAAAAAAAAATGGATAAAAATCATATTAAAAAACTTAATTCACTTTTAAAAGACGCAAGTATTAAAAATCTTAAAGCTGAAAGTTTTAAAAGATACGGTTCAGCAAGAAAATTATATAATTTTAAAATTGACAATGTATCAAGCTACTAA
- a CDS encoding class II glutamine amidotransferase, translating into MCGIVGIYLKTKKYEKSLGKMLSGMLNNMESRGPDSAGFAIYKNEEKKIFKYSLCIGDLDFNKFKKEISKKINKSKLNQYSDHVILKTPIEPKTVIKIINNSFPEISLVGYGNSIEIFKQVGNPKDVVKKFKLDSFSGTHGIGHTRMATESAITTDGSHPYSTGKDECLVHNGSLSNHNNLRRKLIKKGNIFNSENDTEVAAGYVSNSLSNKKSLKDTLVSGLKDLDGFYTFITGTKKGFAVVRDEIACKPAVIAETKNYVAIASEFQAMAHLPDVNSAKIFEPEPGIVYSWGN; encoded by the coding sequence ATGTGTGGAATTGTTGGCATCTACTTAAAAACAAAAAAATATGAAAAAAGTTTGGGTAAGATGTTGTCTGGAATGCTCAATAATATGGAGTCTAGAGGTCCTGATAGTGCTGGATTTGCAATTTATAAAAATGAAGAAAAAAAAATTTTTAAATACTCATTATGTATTGGTGATTTAGATTTCAATAAATTTAAAAAAGAAATCTCAAAAAAAATTAATAAATCTAAATTAAATCAATATTCAGATCACGTAATTCTTAAAACCCCGATAGAGCCTAAAACCGTTATAAAAATTATTAATAATAGTTTTCCAGAAATCTCACTGGTTGGTTATGGAAATTCAATTGAAATTTTTAAACAAGTTGGAAACCCAAAAGATGTAGTTAAAAAATTTAAATTAGATAGTTTTAGTGGTACCCATGGAATTGGTCACACCAGAATGGCAACAGAAAGTGCCATAACAACAGATGGTTCTCATCCCTATTCTACTGGAAAAGATGAGTGTTTAGTACACAATGGATCATTATCAAATCATAACAATCTTAGAAGAAAACTTATAAAAAAAGGTAACATTTTTAATTCTGAAAATGATACTGAAGTTGCAGCAGGTTATGTTTCAAATAGTTTGTCAAATAAGAAATCATTAAAAGATACTTTGGTGTCAGGTTTAAAAGACTTAGATGGATTTTATACATTTATTACTGGTACAAAAAAAGGATTTGCAGTTGTTAGAGATGAAATAGCTTGTAAACCGGCTGTCATAGCTGAAACAAAAAACTATGTAGCAATTGCATCTGAATTTCAAGCGATGGCTCATTTGCCAGATGTAAATAGTGCAAAAATTTTTGAACCAGAACCTGGTATTGTTTATTCTTGGGGAAATTAA
- a CDS encoding gxgxg motif-containing protein, whose amino-acid sequence MANLKTNEKKSKAQSMGMHTEVLTGRTQQKFFNPDEAENFYYFGTYDVDFNKRTDLDVKDMTAPEANKEIDKLMSEGYGTIVIKNPQGKHSLGVGILNKLNLIFEGSLGYFGMGSCDGPTVRINGRVGWSCAENLMAGKVVIEKNAGSCFGAAIRGGDLICKGSVGARTGIDMKGGTIIIGGDAGAFTGFMMQRGRIIILGDVGINLGDSMYDGTIFIGGSIGSYGSDAVDAELTVSDQDWLKRKLKVAEIGENFDVSKMKKIVAGKKLWNYDNLEPTEKKGAI is encoded by the coding sequence ATGGCAAATCTAAAAACAAACGAGAAAAAATCTAAAGCCCAGTCAATGGGTATGCACACAGAAGTTTTAACAGGAAGAACTCAGCAAAAGTTTTTTAATCCTGATGAGGCTGAAAACTTTTATTATTTTGGGACATATGATGTTGATTTTAATAAAAGAACAGATCTTGATGTAAAAGATATGACAGCTCCCGAGGCTAACAAAGAAATTGATAAATTAATGAGTGAAGGTTATGGAACTATTGTAATTAAAAATCCTCAAGGAAAACATAGCTTAGGCGTTGGTATACTTAATAAACTAAACTTAATATTTGAAGGAAGTTTAGGATATTTTGGTATGGGTTCATGTGATGGTCCAACGGTTAGAATTAATGGTAGAGTTGGTTGGTCCTGTGCTGAAAATTTAATGGCTGGTAAAGTTGTTATTGAGAAAAATGCAGGCTCATGTTTTGGTGCAGCTATCAGAGGCGGTGATTTAATTTGTAAAGGTAGTGTTGGTGCAAGAACTGGAATTGATATGAAAGGTGGAACTATCATTATTGGTGGTGACGCTGGTGCATTTACTGGATTTATGATGCAAAGAGGTAGAATAATTATCCTTGGAGACGTTGGTATAAACTTGGGCGACTCTATGTATGATGGGACAATTTTCATAGGTGGAAGTATTGGTTCATATGGTAGTGATGCTGTAGATGCTGAATTGACTGTAAGTGACCAAGATTGGTTAAAAAGAAAGTTAAAAGTGGCTGAAATTGGTGAAAATTTTGATGTAAGTAAAATGAAAAAAATTGTAGCTGGTAAAAAACTTTGGAATTACGATAATTTAGAACCTACAGAGAAGAAGGGAGCAATATAA
- a CDS encoding diaminopropionate ammonia-lyase: MVILSNGHQWKYSEFLDNKDYSFDKDQILKSISKDEIDDAYNSISKWEGYAPTPLILLNKLSNELSLKNIFYKDEDKRFDLKSFKALGGAYAVEKVTKGDKDIVVATATAGNHGRSVAWGARRLGLKCKIFISEFVSKARGQAMADLGADVIKVKGNYEKSLLECIKQSTENNWQIVQDVAWKDYMLVPKYTMAGYSVMMREIVDQINNEKITHIILQAGVGGMAGAMIAGIARYLDNIPITIVVEPDSAACVLESIRTGKVEKIDIKRESLMGGMSCGEVSLVPWEILKYSVKHCISLPDDDIGNTMKLLGNSSFSDQKIIAGENSAPGVISLIASCEDQNIKKKLQLDQNSNVLIFGCEGDTDKEMYQKLISQ; this comes from the coding sequence ATGGTAATTCTATCTAACGGTCACCAATGGAAATATTCAGAATTTCTAGATAATAAAGATTATTCATTTGATAAAGATCAAATATTAAAATCGATATCAAAAGACGAAATAGATGATGCTTATAATAGTATTTCTAAATGGGAGGGATATGCCCCTACTCCATTAATTTTGTTGAATAAGTTATCAAATGAATTAAGCCTTAAAAATATTTTCTATAAAGATGAAGACAAAAGATTTGATCTTAAGTCTTTTAAAGCACTTGGTGGAGCTTATGCGGTTGAGAAAGTTACTAAAGGAGACAAAGATATTGTAGTTGCTACTGCAACTGCTGGAAATCATGGTAGATCTGTTGCATGGGGAGCAAGAAGATTAGGATTAAAATGTAAAATTTTTATTAGTGAATTTGTAAGCAAGGCAAGAGGTCAGGCTATGGCTGATCTTGGTGCTGATGTTATAAAGGTTAAAGGAAATTATGAAAAATCTTTACTTGAATGCATCAAACAATCTACAGAAAATAATTGGCAAATAGTTCAAGATGTTGCTTGGAAAGATTATATGCTGGTTCCAAAATATACTATGGCCGGTTACTCAGTAATGATGAGAGAAATCGTTGATCAAATAAATAATGAAAAAATTACACATATAATTTTACAAGCTGGTGTTGGTGGAATGGCTGGTGCCATGATTGCGGGTATTGCAAGATATTTAGATAATATTCCAATAACAATAGTCGTTGAACCTGATAGCGCAGCTTGCGTATTAGAAAGTATTAGAACAGGAAAAGTGGAAAAAATTGATATTAAAAGAGAGAGCTTGATGGGCGGTATGTCATGTGGTGAAGTATCATTAGTGCCATGGGAAATACTAAAATATTCAGTCAAACATTGCATTAGTCTGCCTGATGATGATATCGGAAATACCATGAAGTTATTAGGAAATTCAAGCTTCAGTGATCAAAAAATTATAGCTGGAGAAAATTCTGCACCGGGAGTAATAAGTTTAATTGCTAGCTGTGAAGATCAAAATATAAAAAAAAAATTACAATTAGATCAAAACTCAAACGTTTTAATTTTTGGTTGTGAGGGTGACACTGATAAAGAAATGTATCAAAAACTTATAAGTCAATAA
- a CDS encoding secondary thiamine-phosphate synthase enzyme YjbQ has protein sequence MKQEFFNLKITTNGQKLYEFTDQTIQWINKNNFKNGILNLSIQHTSASLIVQENADPDVQTDLINYFDKLVPMDNKLYVHTTEGKDDMPAHIKSSLTNNQISLSIKDSELLLGTWQGLYLFEHRLEQQNRSIIHHFIGDI, from the coding sequence ATGAAGCAAGAGTTCTTTAATCTTAAAATAACTACTAATGGTCAAAAATTGTATGAATTCACTGATCAGACAATTCAGTGGATCAACAAAAATAATTTTAAAAATGGAATCCTTAATCTAAGTATTCAACATACTAGTGCGTCTTTAATTGTACAGGAAAATGCTGATCCAGATGTTCAAACAGATTTAATAAATTATTTTGATAAATTGGTACCTATGGATAATAAATTGTATGTCCACACTACTGAGGGTAAAGATGATATGCCTGCACATATCAAATCGTCATTAACTAATAATCAAATCTCTCTTAGTATTAAAGATAGTGAATTATTGCTTGGAACTTGGCAGGGTTTATATTTATTTGAACATCGTTTAGAGCAACAGAATAGATCAATTATCCATCATTTTATTGGTGATATTTAA
- a CDS encoding FMN-binding glutamate synthase family protein, with protein sequence MKKNNKTHPRQSWTFDKYTNSEIRRAAETGIYDIRGGGSKRKLPHFDDLLFLGASMSRYPLEGYREKCTTNVTLGTKYAKKPLELDIPITIAGMSFGALSGPAKEALGRGASAAGTSTTTGDGGMTPEERGQSKYLVYQLLPSRYGMNPDDLRKADAIEVVIGQGAKPGGGGMLLGQKINDRVAKMRTLPKGVDQRSACRHPDWTGPDDLKIKILELREITKWKVPIFIKIAGARPYYDTALAVKAGADVVVLDGMQGGTAATQEVFIENVGQPTLACIKPAVDALQDLNSHREVQLVISGGIRNGGDVAKALALGADAVSIGSAAMIALGDNDPKWEKEYNMLGTTAGAYDDWHEGNDPAGISTQNPKLMKRLDPVKAGKRLTNYLKVMTLEAQTLARACGKNSLHNLEPEDLCALTVEAAAMAGVPLAGTNWIPGKK encoded by the coding sequence ATGAAAAAAAATAATAAAACACATCCTCGTCAGTCTTGGACTTTTGACAAATATACAAATTCTGAAATAAGACGAGCGGCAGAAACTGGAATATATGATATCAGGGGCGGTGGATCAAAAAGGAAACTTCCGCATTTTGATGACTTATTATTCTTAGGTGCATCAATGTCTAGATATCCTTTAGAAGGTTACCGAGAAAAATGCACAACTAATGTTACACTTGGAACTAAATATGCAAAAAAACCATTAGAGTTAGATATTCCAATTACGATTGCAGGTATGAGCTTTGGAGCTTTATCTGGTCCAGCTAAAGAAGCACTAGGTAGAGGTGCTAGTGCTGCTGGAACTTCTACAACAACTGGTGATGGAGGAATGACCCCTGAAGAAAGAGGACAATCAAAATATTTAGTTTATCAGTTATTACCCTCTAGATATGGCATGAATCCTGATGATTTAAGAAAAGCCGATGCAATAGAAGTTGTTATTGGCCAGGGTGCAAAACCTGGTGGTGGTGGAATGTTATTAGGTCAAAAAATTAATGATCGAGTTGCAAAAATGAGAACTTTGCCAAAAGGTGTAGATCAAAGATCAGCGTGTAGACATCCTGATTGGACAGGACCAGATGATTTAAAAATTAAAATTTTAGAATTAAGAGAAATTACCAAATGGAAGGTTCCAATATTTATTAAAATTGCTGGAGCTAGACCATATTATGATACCGCTTTAGCTGTAAAAGCAGGAGCAGATGTTGTTGTTCTTGATGGAATGCAAGGAGGAACTGCTGCAACACAAGAAGTATTTATTGAAAATGTTGGTCAACCTACCCTTGCTTGTATTAAGCCAGCTGTTGATGCACTTCAAGATTTAAATTCACACCGCGAAGTACAATTAGTTATTTCTGGAGGTATTAGAAATGGAGGTGACGTTGCTAAAGCTTTAGCCTTGGGGGCTGATGCTGTATCAATTGGAAGTGCAGCTATGATTGCACTTGGTGATAATGATCCTAAATGGGAAAAAGAATATAATATGCTTGGGACAACTGCAGGTGCGTATGATGATTGGCATGAAGGAAATGATCCAGCTGGAATTTCAACTCAAAATCCAAAATTAATGAAAAGATTAGATCCTGTTAAAGCAGGTAAAAGATTAACTAATTATTTAAAAGTAATGACGCTTGAAGCGCAAACTCTTGCAAGGGCTTGTGGAAAAAATAGCCTTCACAATCTTGAACCTGAAGATTTATGTGCTTTAACAGTAGAAGCAGCAGCTATGGCTGGAGTTCCCTTAGCTGGTACGAACTGGATACCTGGAAAAAAATAA